In one Thermococcus sp. 2319x1 genomic region, the following are encoded:
- a CDS encoding PIN domain-containing protein: protein MRKWIVIPDTNFLLIPGQFGVDIVSELRRILDVKFEILIPNVVLDELSVIERKVKGKDLIAVRMAKRLAEKFNIVEVGEFGEKPIDQQILEFALKTPNVIVCTNDKALKRKLRENGIPVVYLRQKKILELEGMLS, encoded by the coding sequence ATGCGGAAGTGGATTGTTATTCCAGACACGAATTTCCTTTTGATTCCGGGTCAGTTTGGAGTTGATATAGTGAGTGAACTCCGCAGGATTCTCGATGTAAAGTTTGAAATACTAATTCCGAACGTTGTTCTTGACGAGCTCAGTGTGATAGAGCGTAAGGTCAAAGGAAAAGACCTTATAGCCGTTAGAATGGCCAAAAGATTAGCTGAAAAGTTCAATATTGTGGAGGTAGGTGAGTTTGGAGAGAAACCTATAGACCAGCAGATACTTGAGTTTGCACTAAAAACCCCGAATGTGATAGTATGCACTAACGACAAAGCATTAAAGAGAAAGCTCCGCGAAAACGGCATTCCTGTGGTCTATTTGCGACAAAAAAAGATTCTTGAGCTTGAGGGCATGCTCTCTTAA
- a CDS encoding translation initiation factor IF-2 subunit gamma, which translates to MAKKKFKQAEVNIGMVGHVDHGKTTLTKALTGIWTDTHSEELRRGITIKIGFADAEIRKCPSCGRYSTSPKCPYCGSETEFERRVSFIDSPGHEALMTTMLAGASLMDGAVLVIAANEPCPRPQTREHLMALQIVGNKNIIIAQNKIELVTKEQAMENYRQIKEFIKGTVAENAPIIPISALHGANIDVLIKAIEDFIPTPKRDPNKPPRMLVLRSFDVNKPGTPPEKLVGGVIGGSIIQGKLKVGDEIEIRPGVPYEEHGRIKYEPITTEIVSLQAGGRFVEEAYPGGLVGVGTKLDPFLTKGDLMAGNVVGKPGKLPPVWQDFRLEVHLLERVVGTEEELRVEPIKRKEVLLLNVGTARTMGLVTGLSKDEIELKLQIPVCAEPGERVAISRQVGSRWRLIGYGFIRE; encoded by the coding sequence ATGGCAAAGAAGAAGTTTAAGCAGGCTGAGGTTAATATCGGTATGGTAGGTCACGTTGATCACGGTAAGACAACACTAACAAAAGCTCTAACCGGGATTTGGACTGATACACATAGCGAGGAGCTCAGAAGGGGTATCACGATCAAGATAGGTTTTGCCGACGCCGAAATAAGAAAGTGTCCAAGCTGTGGAAGGTATTCTACCTCTCCAAAATGTCCATACTGTGGTTCTGAAACCGAGTTCGAGAGGAGAGTTTCTTTTATAGACTCTCCGGGCCACGAGGCTTTGATGACCACAATGCTGGCTGGGGCTTCCCTAATGGATGGTGCAGTTTTGGTCATTGCCGCAAATGAGCCATGCCCAAGACCTCAAACGAGGGAACACCTAATGGCATTGCAGATAGTAGGGAACAAGAACATAATAATCGCCCAAAACAAGATTGAGCTCGTAACGAAGGAACAAGCCATGGAAAACTACAGACAGATTAAGGAGTTCATCAAGGGCACCGTAGCGGAAAACGCCCCCATAATTCCAATATCCGCCCTTCACGGAGCAAACATAGATGTGCTGATAAAGGCCATAGAAGACTTCATTCCAACGCCCAAAAGGGATCCAAACAAACCACCAAGGATGCTTGTTTTGAGGAGTTTTGATGTCAATAAACCCGGAACTCCTCCAGAAAAGCTTGTCGGTGGGGTTATTGGGGGTTCGATTATTCAAGGAAAGCTCAAGGTTGGAGATGAGATCGAAATAAGACCCGGGGTTCCATATGAGGAACACGGAAGGATAAAATACGAGCCCATAACCACCGAGATAGTTTCTCTTCAAGCAGGTGGGAGATTTGTGGAGGAGGCATATCCCGGTGGATTGGTGGGAGTTGGGACTAAGCTTGATCCCTTCTTGACCAAAGGAGATCTAATGGCGGGCAACGTTGTTGGAAAGCCGGGCAAACTCCCACCGGTCTGGCAGGATTTTAGGTTAGAGGTACATCTCCTTGAAAGGGTAGTTGGGACAGAAGAAGAACTTAGAGTAGAGCCGATAAAGAGGAAGGAAGTGCTCCTCCTCAACGTGGGAACGGCGAGAACAATGGGCCTCGTGACGGGGTTGAGCAAGGATGAAATTGAACTCAAGCTTCAAATCCCGGTATGTGCGGAGCCCGGAGAAAGAGTTGCAATCAGCAGACAGGTGGGCTCAAGGTGGAGACTTATCGGTTATGGCTTCATAAGGGAGTGA
- a CDS encoding 30S ribosomal protein S6e, with the protein MATFKLVISDPKSGIAKQVEITGAEADKLIGLKIGDEIEAKELGLNLSEIFGSEIPADAKLKITGGTDKDGFPMRPDVHGPRRVRILLSRGPGFRPQERGERRKKTVRGNTISSEIVQVNMKIVF; encoded by the coding sequence ATGGCGACATTTAAGCTTGTAATATCCGATCCAAAGAGTGGTATCGCAAAGCAAGTAGAAATTACTGGAGCCGAGGCAGATAAGTTGATTGGCCTCAAAATAGGAGACGAAATAGAGGCCAAGGAGTTGGGGCTTAATTTGAGTGAAATCTTTGGAAGTGAAATTCCGGCAGATGCTAAGCTCAAAATAACCGGGGGAACTGATAAGGATGGCTTCCCAATGAGGCCTGACGTTCATGGGCCGAGAAGGGTTAGGATTCTCCTTTCAAGAGGTCCCGGATTTAGGCCTCAAGAGAGGGGAGAGAGAAGGAAGAAAACCGTTAGGGGTAATACGATAAGCTCCGAGATCGTCCAGGTCAACATGAAGATCGTCTTCTGA
- the cobO gene encoding cob(I)yrinic acid a,c-diamide adenosyltransferase produces MVDWKEKLGLVHIYTGNGKGKTTAALGLALRMLGNGGKVIMIQFLKSANVYGEQRKAQECGVVVESYGLPKFVHGKPEPEEIEAARKALERAKEVVKSGDWDLVILDEICVALGFKMIKIEEVKELIKEKAPNTELVLTGRYCPEELYELADYVTEMREIKHPYTKGVIARKGVEY; encoded by the coding sequence ATGGTTGACTGGAAAGAGAAACTCGGCTTGGTACACATATACACAGGGAACGGAAAAGGAAAAACCACAGCCGCCTTGGGATTAGCATTAAGAATGCTTGGAAACGGAGGAAAGGTTATTATGATACAGTTTTTGAAATCAGCTAATGTTTATGGCGAACAGAGAAAAGCCCAAGAATGCGGGGTTGTTGTTGAATCCTATGGTTTACCAAAGTTCGTTCACGGAAAACCTGAGCCAGAAGAGATTGAAGCGGCAAGAAAGGCCTTGGAAAGAGCTAAGGAAGTCGTTAAAAGCGGTGATTGGGATCTCGTAATTCTAGACGAAATATGCGTAGCTTTGGGGTTTAAGATGATAAAAATAGAAGAGGTTAAAGAACTCATAAAAGAAAAGGCCCCAAATACTGAGCTTGTTCTAACGGGCAGATATTGTCCGGAAGAGCTTTATGAATTAGCAGACTATGTGACAGAAATGAGGGAAATAAAACATCCCTATACTAAGGGAGTAATTGCCAGAAAGGGCGTGGAGTACTAA
- a CDS encoding P1 family peptidase yields the protein MKAPELGIKIGVFEHGKKNSISDVKGVKVGHVTLIRGEGKLIPGKGPVRTGVTAIIPHEGNIYKEKLLANAFVMNGYAKPVGLVQVQELGTLETPIILTNTLSIGTAADALIDYMLGQNEDIGVSTGSVNPVVMECNDSYLNDIRGKHVKREHVFEAIENAKEDFEEGAIGAGTGMSAFEFKGGIGSSSRVLHIEGRKYTVGALVLSNFGKREDLTISGVPVGLELKNWPGKGGEGKGSVIIVVATDAPLTSRQLYRVAKRGAVGLARTGGYAYNGSGDIIFAFSTAQRVKHYQKEPLSIKALPDSILSPLFKATAEAVEEAIINSLLQAKTMSGRDNHIRYALPKEELIKIMERYGRLEKS from the coding sequence ATGAAAGCTCCTGAACTTGGCATCAAAATTGGGGTTTTTGAACATGGAAAGAAAAACTCAATAAGCGATGTTAAAGGTGTCAAAGTTGGTCACGTCACTTTGATTAGGGGAGAGGGGAAGCTTATTCCGGGCAAAGGGCCTGTAAGAACAGGGGTAACAGCTATAATCCCTCATGAAGGGAATATCTATAAGGAAAAGCTTCTGGCAAATGCTTTTGTTATGAACGGTTATGCCAAGCCAGTTGGCTTAGTTCAAGTGCAAGAACTGGGAACCCTTGAGACGCCGATAATACTAACCAACACTCTAAGCATCGGCACTGCTGCTGATGCCCTTATAGATTACATGCTTGGTCAAAATGAGGACATAGGAGTTAGTACAGGCTCAGTTAATCCAGTGGTCATGGAATGTAACGACTCCTACCTAAATGACATCAGAGGTAAGCACGTCAAAAGAGAGCACGTATTTGAGGCAATTGAAAACGCAAAAGAAGACTTTGAAGAAGGTGCCATTGGCGCTGGAACTGGAATGAGTGCCTTCGAGTTTAAGGGAGGCATTGGATCTTCTTCTAGGGTTCTACATATTGAGGGTAGAAAGTACACTGTCGGAGCTTTGGTTTTGAGCAACTTTGGTAAAAGAGAGGATTTAACGATATCTGGAGTTCCCGTAGGGCTGGAGCTGAAGAACTGGCCCGGAAAAGGAGGAGAGGGAAAAGGAAGCGTAATAATTGTTGTTGCAACCGATGCTCCCCTAACTTCAAGACAGCTGTACAGGGTCGCTAAGAGGGGAGCCGTAGGGCTGGCAAGAACCGGGGGTTATGCATATAATGGAAGCGGAGATATAATTTTTGCCTTTTCGACTGCTCAGAGAGTAAAACACTATCAAAAAGAACCCCTAAGCATAAAAGCACTCCCCGATAGCATTCTCTCACCCCTTTTTAAAGCTACAGCTGAAGCCGTTGAGGAGGCTATAATTAACTCCCTCCTCCAGGCAAAGACCATGAGCGGAAGAGACAATCACATCCGCTACGCCCTTCCCAAAGAAGAGCTCATAAAAATAATGGAGAGGTATGGAAGGCTGGAAAAAAGCTGA
- a CDS encoding aminotransferase class V-fold PLP-dependent enzyme, with protein sequence MGIKHLFPGLKNFKAYLNTASAGFLPLTALKRIMDFSSYLVDFREGADSVDFLEKEIMEKVLEEGAKLFHTSKENLTLTIQTTEGLKRLLSSLEPRRGMNIVSFDMEFPSLACLLKSYAKRYSLELRIVKNKGGWYFIEDVEKAVDDNTFAVIGSSVQWISGQRMSLREISKVAHEHGAWLIVDAVQHAGSLGLYPEREGVDAFVAGGEKWLLNPSVGSGIMYISNELIEEASPVAGLLNMKPPMGEWSSWWGMPEKNPWGEFELRNDARKLDFGGGPPYLMATALWGALELINALNIEKIEKHNIKLAGKIRDEALSLGLEVIGNENWENSAIVTIKTGLSYEKEEEIYQQMIAEGIKVSHRGALGHYGIRASPHLYNEMEDVERFLDSLVDSLSKL encoded by the coding sequence ATGGGCATTAAACATCTCTTCCCCGGATTAAAGAATTTTAAAGCTTATTTGAACACGGCAAGTGCTGGATTTTTGCCTTTGACTGCTCTCAAAAGAATTATGGATTTTTCGTCTTATTTGGTAGATTTCAGGGAAGGAGCTGACTCAGTTGATTTTCTTGAGAAAGAAATCATGGAAAAAGTCCTTGAAGAGGGAGCAAAGCTTTTTCATACCAGCAAAGAGAACCTAACCCTAACGATCCAAACAACGGAGGGGCTGAAGAGATTGCTCTCATCTCTGGAGCCGAGAAGGGGTATGAATATTGTCTCCTTTGATATGGAGTTTCCCTCGCTCGCCTGTCTTCTTAAAAGTTATGCAAAAAGATACAGCTTAGAGCTTAGGATTGTCAAAAACAAAGGTGGCTGGTACTTCATTGAAGATGTTGAGAAAGCTGTGGATGATAACACCTTTGCGGTAATCGGAAGCAGTGTCCAGTGGATTTCTGGGCAGAGGATGAGCCTAAGGGAAATATCCAAAGTTGCCCACGAGCACGGGGCATGGCTTATAGTAGATGCCGTTCAGCATGCCGGTAGTTTGGGGTTATATCCAGAAAGGGAAGGGGTTGATGCCTTTGTTGCTGGGGGCGAGAAGTGGTTGCTCAACCCTTCCGTAGGTTCCGGGATTATGTATATCTCCAATGAGCTTATCGAAGAGGCCTCACCGGTAGCTGGCCTGTTGAACATGAAGCCTCCTATGGGAGAGTGGTCATCGTGGTGGGGAATGCCGGAGAAGAATCCCTGGGGAGAATTCGAACTTAGAAACGATGCGAGAAAGCTTGACTTTGGAGGTGGACCGCCCTACCTTATGGCAACAGCCCTCTGGGGAGCCCTTGAGTTGATAAATGCCCTAAACATAGAAAAAATCGAGAAGCACAACATCAAGCTTGCAGGAAAGATCAGGGATGAAGCTCTGAGCCTGGGGTTAGAGGTTATTGGTAACGAAAACTGGGAAAACTCGGCAATAGTTACAATAAAGACCGGTTTGAGCTATGAGAAAGAAGAAGAAATTTACCAACAGATGATCGCTGAAGGAATAAAGGTCAGCCACAGGGGAGCGTTAGGTCATTACGGCATACGGGCTTCTCCTCATCTGTACAATGAAATGGAGGATGTTGAGAGATTTTTGGACTCTCTCGTTGATTCTCTTTCTAAACTCTGA
- a CDS encoding deoxyribonuclease IV, whose protein sequence is MIKIDRLRFGTAGIPLSTPKPSTISGIEQVRKLGLDAMELEFVRGVNINSETAKKIKYVAQKNDVLLTAHAPYYINLNATEKAKVEASKRRIIQSAERLYEAGGWSVVFHAGYYLKQEPLKVYERIKSEIKDIVRVLQDKGIDVWIRPELTGKPTQFGNLKELIKLSQDVEQVLPAIDFAHCHARNKGKYNSAEEWREMLSLIEKELGKEALNNMHIHISGINYSEKGEKNHLNLQESDMKWEDLLRVLKEFRVKGVVISESPNIEGDALLMKKKYEEIRV, encoded by the coding sequence ATGATAAAGATTGACAGGCTGAGATTCGGAACAGCCGGAATACCCCTTTCAACGCCAAAGCCCTCAACGATCTCAGGCATAGAACAGGTTAGAAAGCTTGGCTTAGATGCAATGGAGCTTGAGTTTGTAAGAGGAGTTAATATAAACTCCGAAACGGCTAAAAAAATAAAATACGTCGCACAAAAAAACGATGTTCTTCTCACGGCACATGCACCTTATTACATCAATTTAAATGCAACAGAGAAAGCGAAGGTTGAAGCAAGCAAAAGGAGGATAATCCAGAGTGCTGAGCGTTTGTACGAGGCTGGAGGCTGGAGTGTGGTATTTCATGCGGGCTATTATTTAAAGCAAGAGCCATTAAAGGTCTATGAAAGAATTAAGAGCGAGATAAAGGATATCGTGAGAGTGCTACAGGACAAGGGGATAGACGTGTGGATAAGGCCAGAGCTGACTGGAAAGCCAACACAATTTGGAAACCTTAAGGAACTAATAAAGCTAAGCCAAGATGTTGAACAGGTTTTGCCGGCTATAGACTTTGCCCACTGTCATGCGAGAAACAAAGGAAAGTACAACAGTGCTGAAGAGTGGAGGGAGATGCTATCACTTATCGAGAAGGAACTTGGAAAGGAGGCATTAAACAACATGCACATTCACATAAGCGGGATAAACTACTCCGAAAAGGGCGAAAAGAACCATTTGAATTTGCAAGAAAGTGACATGAAGTGGGAGGATTTGCTAAGGGTTTTGAAAGAGTTCAGGGTCAAAGGAGTTGTCATAAGCGAGAGCCCCAACATAGAGGGCGATGCTCTGTTAATGAAGAAAAAATATGAGGAGATCAGAGTTTAG
- a CDS encoding DUF373 family protein: MLAIDRDDDFGKKAGVRGPVIGRDACIDAALKLSLADPEDSDANVLYAAIKLYDELKEKGEFDDVEVALITGHPDVGVKSDLELQKQLEEVLKRFPADGVIPVTDGAEDEQIFPVITSRIPIISTRRVVVKQSESIETTYYILYRYLKEILSDPEAAKIFFGLPGMILLIYGIARLLSIKYQQSVAIISSTVTGVILFLIGGYFFAKAFRIREVLGNFLTKGFIQFVSAIAAMFVLFAGAVNAYLNLESIALQLTGRYPGTELLGAVIFLNAINTPFIVALGVLMIGKIVHSYLRRDYHIWYYISGILLLPALWITIDVTTLYALSIVSFYSIEFLKKGLIAIADIALATLVGMYLRDKVRGWEKVETERSTPGV; this comes from the coding sequence GTGCTTGCCATCGATAGAGATGATGATTTTGGAAAAAAAGCCGGGGTTAGAGGACCTGTTATTGGAAGGGATGCATGCATAGATGCCGCTCTGAAACTTAGCCTTGCCGATCCCGAAGACAGCGATGCCAACGTTTTGTATGCTGCGATAAAGCTCTATGACGAGCTTAAGGAAAAAGGAGAATTTGACGATGTTGAGGTGGCCCTTATCACAGGACATCCTGACGTGGGAGTTAAGAGCGATTTAGAACTGCAAAAACAACTGGAAGAGGTTCTTAAGCGTTTCCCCGCTGATGGGGTTATACCAGTGACAGATGGAGCGGAAGATGAGCAAATATTCCCCGTAATAACTTCAAGAATCCCCATCATAAGCACTCGCAGGGTTGTAGTAAAACAAAGCGAAAGCATTGAGACAACGTATTACATTTTGTATCGCTATCTAAAAGAAATCTTAAGTGATCCCGAGGCAGCAAAAATATTCTTTGGACTTCCCGGAATGATATTGCTCATCTATGGTATTGCCCGATTGCTTTCTATAAAATACCAACAGAGTGTTGCAATAATTTCCTCAACCGTTACCGGGGTAATACTCTTTCTCATAGGAGGCTACTTCTTCGCAAAAGCCTTTCGGATAAGGGAAGTTTTAGGAAATTTCCTAACCAAGGGATTTATACAGTTCGTTTCTGCCATCGCGGCGATGTTTGTTCTCTTCGCTGGAGCCGTGAATGCTTACCTTAACTTGGAGAGCATTGCACTTCAGCTAACTGGCAGGTATCCTGGGACGGAGCTCTTGGGAGCAGTTATTTTTCTAAATGCCATAAATACCCCATTTATCGTTGCGCTGGGCGTTTTAATGATAGGCAAGATCGTTCATTCTTATCTGAGAAGGGATTACCATATATGGTATTACATAAGTGGAATTCTGCTGTTGCCGGCATTGTGGATAACAATTGACGTTACCACGCTTTATGCTCTCTCAATAGTGTCCTTCTATTCAATCGAATTCCTGAAGAAGGGACTTATAGCAATTGCCGATATAGCCCTTGCAACCCTCGTGGGAATGTATCTAAGGGATAAAGTAAGAGGATGGGAGAAAGTTGAAACTGAAAGAAGCACTCCGGGAGTATGA
- a CDS encoding MTH1187 family thiamine-binding protein, with product MGVIIEFVIVPLGELSLSKYIAHVVKLLEEKGVKYQLTPMGTIIEVPTLREGLRIVEEAHEAMFALGAKRVSTTIRIDDRRDKDRKMEDKVKSVLEKVWGDQD from the coding sequence ATGGGAGTGATTATTGAATTTGTCATTGTTCCCCTGGGGGAGCTGAGCTTAAGCAAATATATCGCTCATGTAGTAAAGCTTTTAGAGGAGAAGGGAGTAAAATATCAATTGACTCCTATGGGCACAATCATTGAAGTCCCAACTCTCAGAGAAGGGCTGAGAATAGTTGAAGAGGCCCATGAAGCGATGTTTGCGCTAGGTGCAAAGAGGGTTTCAACAACGATAAGAATTGATGACAGAAGGGACAAGGACAGAAAGATGGAGGATAAGGTAAAGTCAGTTTTGGAGAAAGTCTGGGGGGATCAAGATTAA